The Helianthus annuus cultivar XRQ/B chromosome 16, HanXRQr2.0-SUNRISE, whole genome shotgun sequence genome includes a window with the following:
- the LOC110917929 gene encoding PKS-NRPS hybrid synthetase CHGG_01239-like encodes MDGKNPIQALESLLHDRRFIYDTRQDPKTDVVTEIFFVHPYSITMWRAFPHVMLIDATYKTNLYNMPFVQVVGMTSTGKSFCIAHAVICKERRGNYVWVLERIKSILHECMMPRVIVTDRELALINACSKVFPNAKRLLCHFHIQQNIARKCKSGFDKEDWGKFMSYWRTLCESSSEAMYKYNLEKMYNRLVVANRESVYDYVYENWLKDYKEMFVYAWTDKCRNFGQRTTNRVESQHANLKRYITRGSSLERIARCIIDIVETQYDEIQKSFTESIEKTMNHHRHRMLDNLRGKVSHEALDLLEKELLRKMDVLRKLYASCGCHMWLSKGLPCACRLENYTRTGRIIQLDEIDVFWRKLDLLPCKLVDEEVDIVAELNNVRQHLEAQSPVQQKSMLSMIKAVFTPKSSTKKPPIVQQNTRGRPTSKKVQERLDEAARLDQAARYSSCGEDSNVITASPKHRYDLPRHSSYVPSEGSRGTGSFVKSEKPKMQPNSSTSSKKKETRDDKVFPLIKGDEHLLCIKRFKNQIPSEFRSYISRIQDVTPDGHCGYRSVAVGLGFTEHAWPNIRRDLLLEIDHNKPRWKHVFETYNEGDFKRIRKSIEWHSVKGCDQSHWMEMPQVGLLIAQRYNIVLHVLSIEWSSTIFPLTDAPLDPRPQAITLIHVHGGHFIHAKLEGDYPMPLVNPMWSAHRSIAAKRWEEMYTPRLEHYYELMHPKSDRDKDREPSLNVIED; translated from the exons ATGGACGGAAAGAATCCTATTCAGGCACTGGAAAGCCTGCTGCATGACCGCCGATTCATTTACGACACCCGACAAGATCCCAAAACAGATGTCGTAACAGAGATTTTCTTTGTTCATCCTTATTCAATCActatgtggcgtgcattcccgcaCGTGATGTTGATCGACGCGACCTACAAAACAAACCTCTACAACATGCCATTTGTCCAGGTTGTGGGTATGACGTCGACTGGGAAGTCTTTTTGTATCGCACATGCCGTTATTTGTAAAGAACGAAGGGGTAACTACGTGTGGGTGCTTGAGCGGATCAAGTCAATATTGCATGAATGTATGATGCCGCGTGTGATAGTCACGGATAGGGAGCTTGCCCTAATAAACGCGTGTTCTAAAGTATTCCCGAACGCAAAAAGGCTTCTATGCCACTTTCACATCCAACAAAATATAGCTAGAAAGTGCAAGTCAGGGTTCGATAAAGAAGATTGGGGGAAATTTATGTCGTACTGGCGGACATTGTGCGAATCTTCATCAGAGGCCATGTACAAGTACAACTTGGAGAAAATGTATAACCGACTCGTGGTTGCCAACCGAGAAA gTGTCTATGATTACGTCTACGAAAACTGGCTCAAAGACTATAAAGAAATGTTCGTTTATGCGTGGACCGATAAGTGTCGCAACTTTGGTCAGCGCACCAccaacagagttgagagccagcACGCAAATTTAAAAAGATACATTACGCGCGGGAGTTCATTGGAGCGAATAGCAAGATGCATCATTGATATAGTTGAAACTCAGTACGATGAAATACAAAAAAGTTTCACTGAGAGCATCGAAAAAACGATGAACCACCACAGACACCGAATGTTGGACAACCTACGTGGAAAGGTTTCCCATGAAGCACTTGATTTGCTGGAAAAAGagctactgaggaagatggatgtgTTGCGGAAACTTTACGCATCATGTGGTTGCCATATGTGGCTTAGCAAAGGATTGCCGTGTGCTTGTAGGCTGGAAAACTACACACGTAcag GGCGTATAATACAACTCGACGAGATAGATGTATTCTGGCGTAAGCTTGACTTGCTCCCTTGTAAACTGGTAGACGAGGAGGTCGATATTGTAGCAGAGCTCAATAATGTGCGGCAACATTTAGAGGCGCAGTCCCCCGTTCAGCAAAAGAGTATGCTTTCAATGATAAAAGCGGTTTTCACCCCGAAATCGTCAACCAAGAAACCACCGATCGTCCAGCAAAACACTCGCGGTCGGCCTACATCAAAGAAAGTACAAGAAAGGCTAGATGAAGCTGCGAGGTTAGACCAAGCTGCGAGATACAGCTCCTGTGGCGAGGACAGCAACGTAATTACCGCTTCCCCCAAGCATAGGTACGATTTACCCCGACACAGCTCATACGTACCGTCAGAGGGCTCTCGTGGAACTGGTTCGTTTGTGaagtctgaaaaacctaaaatgcAACCAAACAGTtcaacaagttctaaaaagaagGAGACGAGGGATGATAAGGTTTTTCCATTAATAAAGGGGGACGAGCACTTGTTATGCATTAAGAGGTTTAAGAATCAAATTCCATCAGAGTTTCGCTCTTACATATCGCGTATACAAGATGTGACCCCAGACGGTCATTGTGGGTACAGGTCTGTGGCTGTCGGGTTAGGTTTTACGGAACACGCATGGCCCAATATTCGAAGAGATTTACTACTGGAGATTGACCATAACAAACCGCGTTGGAAGCATGTATTCGAAACATATAACGAAGGAGACTTTAAACGAATACGTAAGAGCATCGAATGGCATTCAGTGAAAGGGTGCGATCAAAGTCACTGGATGGAAATGCCCCAGGTAGGGCTTCTCATAGCGCAAAGGTATAATATTGTCCTCCACGTGCTAAGCATTGAATGGAGCTCTACCATCTTCCCATTAACGGATGCCCCACTAGATCCACGACCTCAAGCGATAACGCTTATACATGTTCACGGGGGACACTTCATACATGCTAAGTTGGAAGGAGACTACCCCATGCCTTTAGTGAACCCGATGTGGTCGGCACATCGATCAATAGCTGCGAAACGGTGGGAAGAAATGTATACACCGCGGTTAGAGCACTACTACGAGTTAATGCATCCTAAATCAGACCGAGACAAAGACAGAGAACCGAGTTTAAATGTTATCGAAGATTAA